The Dehalococcoidia bacterium genome has a window encoding:
- the atpH gene encoding ATP synthase F1 subunit delta, translating to MIRKAAAKRYAEAVLQLAKEKGRLEEWAEQLDFIARVLGHPEVAEALDNARLPVAQKLRILEEYLVGLDPLVLNLAKLLVARGRAHLAGDIAEAYRELADEERGIVHAHVTTAVPLSEEEKQALVRRLEEATGRKVVLHDQVDEGIIGGMVIRIGDRLIDGSTRSQLMALRRQLEEARA from the coding sequence GTGATCCGCAAGGCCGCTGCCAAACGCTATGCCGAGGCCGTCCTGCAGCTCGCCAAGGAGAAGGGGCGGCTGGAGGAGTGGGCCGAGCAGCTGGACTTCATCGCCCGGGTGCTGGGCCATCCGGAGGTAGCCGAGGCCCTGGACAACGCCCGCTTGCCCGTGGCCCAGAAGCTGCGCATCCTGGAGGAGTACCTGGTGGGCCTGGACCCCCTGGTGCTCAACCTGGCCAAGCTGCTGGTGGCCCGGGGGCGCGCCCACCTGGCCGGCGACATCGCCGAGGCCTACCGGGAGCTGGCCGACGAGGAGCGGGGCATCGTCCACGCCCACGTCACCACCGCCGTCCCCCTGAGCGAGGAGGAGAAGCAGGCCCTGGTCAGGCGCCTGGAGGAGGCCACCGGCCGCAAGGTGGTGCTCCACGACCAGGTGGACGAGGGCATCATCGGCGGGATGGTGATCCGCATCGGCGACCGCCTGATCGACGGCAGCACCAGGAGCCAGCTTATGGCCCTGCGGCGCCAGCTAGAGGAGGCCCGCGCCTAG
- the atpG gene encoding ATP synthase F1 subunit gamma, with product MPSLRQIRRRIRSVQNIAKVTRAMELVAASKMRRAQAAALAARPYAERMRWVLADLAETAHLLEPEQLHPLLRRRPEVRTVEVIFITPDRGLCGGLPANLNRRAAQFLLELGRPARIIAVGRKGRDFMLRSGQNVVAEFIGLGDRPGYDDILPIARIAMDDYVSEAADEVYLLYARFVSTSVQRPEVFKLLPVEPPTEAVTWRYDYIYEPDRESVLAELLPRYVERQIYEAVLEAVASEQSARMVAMRNATDNANGLIRDLTLLLNKVRQEVITKELLEITAGVEALKAATA from the coding sequence ATGCCCAGCCTGAGGCAGATAAGAAGGCGCATACGCAGCGTCCAGAACATCGCCAAGGTCACCAGGGCGATGGAGCTGGTGGCCGCTTCCAAGATGCGGCGCGCCCAGGCGGCCGCCCTGGCTGCCCGCCCCTACGCCGAGCGCATGCGTTGGGTCCTGGCCGACCTGGCCGAGACGGCCCACTTGCTGGAGCCAGAGCAGCTCCACCCCTTGCTGCGGCGCCGTCCCGAGGTGCGCACGGTGGAGGTGATATTCATCACCCCCGACCGCGGCCTGTGCGGCGGGCTGCCGGCCAACCTGAACCGTCGCGCGGCCCAGTTCTTGCTGGAGCTGGGCCGGCCGGCCCGCATCATCGCCGTGGGGCGTAAGGGGCGCGACTTCATGTTGCGCAGCGGCCAGAACGTGGTGGCGGAGTTCATCGGCCTCGGGGACCGGCCCGGTTACGATGACATCCTGCCCATCGCCCGCATCGCCATGGACGACTACGTCTCGGAGGCGGCCGACGAGGTGTACCTCCTCTACGCCCGTTTCGTGAGCACCTCCGTGCAGCGGCCCGAGGTCTTCAAGCTGCTGCCGGTGGAGCCGCCCACCGAGGCTGTCACCTGGCGCTACGACTACATATACGAGCCCGACCGGGAGTCGGTGCTGGCAGAGCTGCTGCCCCGTTACGTGGAGCGCCAGATATACGAGGCGGTGCTGGAGGCAGTCGCCAGCGAGCAGTCGGCGCGAATGGTGGCCATGCGCAACGCCACCGACAACGCCAACGGGCTCATCCGCGACCTGACGCTGCTCCTGAACAAGGTGCGGCAGGAAGTCATCACCAAGGAGCTGCTGGAGATCACGGCCGGGGTGGAGGCCCTCAAGGCCGCCACTGCCTAG
- the atpF gene encoding F0F1 ATP synthase subunit B, translating into MPFLAGITEGLKALGINLPSLLAQLVNFTVLLVVLYFLAYKPVLRLLDERRRRIQEGLQASEEAKRRLAEAEQEVKAQLDRARQESQALISQAQQVAARIQEEARAQARQEAEQLLARARSEIEMERDAAIAQLRREFADLTIRAAERVIRRSLDREAHRRLIEETLAEAPLGDGGGDRGA; encoded by the coding sequence ATGCCCTTCCTGGCCGGCATCACCGAGGGGCTGAAGGCGCTGGGCATCAACCTGCCCAGCCTTCTGGCCCAGCTGGTCAACTTCACCGTCCTGCTGGTAGTGCTCTACTTCCTGGCCTACAAGCCGGTGCTGCGGCTGCTGGACGAGCGGCGTCGGCGCATTCAGGAAGGGCTACAGGCCTCGGAGGAGGCCAAGCGGCGGTTGGCCGAGGCCGAGCAGGAGGTGAAGGCCCAGCTGGACCGGGCGCGCCAGGAGTCCCAGGCCCTCATCTCCCAGGCCCAGCAGGTGGCGGCCCGCATCCAGGAGGAGGCCCGCGCTCAGGCCCGGCAGGAAGCGGAGCAGCTGCTGGCCCGCGCCCGCAGCGAGATAGAGATGGAGCGGGACGCCGCCATCGCCCAGCTGCGGCGAGAGTTCGCCGACCTGACCATCCGCGCCGCCGAGAGGGTCATTCGCCGCTCGCTCGACCGTGAGGCGCATCGTCGCCTCATCGAGGAGACGCTGGCCGAGGCGCCCCTCGGCGACGGGGGAGGGGACAGAGGGGCGTGA
- the atpA gene encoding F0F1 ATP synthase subunit alpha yields the protein MAVRPDEIASIIRQQIEQFTAGVTATDVGVVVEAGDGIARIYGLRNCMYNEVLEFENGTLGLALNLEEDTVGAIVLGEYIHIKEGDQVRTTGRIIEVPVGDGLLGRVVDPLGRPLDGKGPVRYERTRPVERIAPNVVVRQSVDTPVHTGIKAIDAMIPIGRGQRELIIGDRFTGKTAICLDTIIAQKGGDLLCIYVAIGQQASKVAEVVATLEEHGAMEHTIVVAANASDPAALQYLAPYAGCAMGEEFMEQGRDALIVYDDLTRHAWAYRQMSLLLRRPPGREAYPGDVFYLHSRLLERAAKLAPEYGGGSLTALPIIETQAGDISAYIPTNVISITDGQIYLETDLFNAGIRPAINAGLSVSRVGGAAQTRAMRRVAGGLRLSLAQYRELAAFAQFGTGELDVATRRQLERGQRLTEVLKQPQFQPQKLWQEVTIIYCGIHGFLDDVPVAKVRDFEAAFHRFLEAQHPDIVRGIEESKDLTPEMEEKLREAIRQFKETVPY from the coding sequence ATGGCTGTAAGGCCCGACGAGATAGCCTCCATCATTCGCCAGCAGATCGAGCAGTTCACCGCCGGGGTCACCGCCACCGACGTGGGGGTGGTAGTGGAGGCGGGCGACGGCATCGCCCGCATCTACGGCCTGCGCAACTGCATGTACAACGAGGTGCTGGAGTTCGAGAACGGCACCCTGGGCCTGGCCCTCAACCTGGAAGAGGACACGGTGGGGGCCATCGTCCTCGGGGAATACATCCACATCAAGGAAGGCGACCAGGTACGCACCACCGGCCGCATCATCGAGGTCCCGGTGGGAGACGGGCTTCTGGGACGGGTGGTGGACCCCCTGGGGCGGCCCCTGGACGGCAAGGGCCCCGTCCGCTATGAGCGCACCCGGCCGGTGGAGCGCATCGCCCCCAACGTGGTGGTGCGCCAGAGCGTCGACACCCCGGTGCACACGGGCATCAAGGCCATCGACGCCATGATCCCCATCGGCCGCGGCCAGCGAGAGCTCATCATCGGCGACCGCTTCACCGGCAAGACAGCCATCTGTCTGGACACCATCATCGCCCAGAAGGGTGGAGACCTGCTGTGTATCTATGTGGCCATCGGCCAGCAGGCCTCCAAGGTGGCCGAGGTGGTGGCCACGCTGGAGGAGCACGGGGCCATGGAGCACACCATCGTGGTGGCGGCCAACGCCTCCGACCCGGCCGCCCTCCAGTATCTGGCCCCCTACGCCGGCTGCGCCATGGGCGAGGAGTTCATGGAACAGGGCAGGGATGCCCTCATCGTCTATGACGACCTGACGCGACACGCCTGGGCCTACCGTCAGATGTCGCTGCTGCTGCGGCGTCCCCCAGGCCGCGAGGCCTACCCGGGCGACGTGTTCTACCTGCACTCGCGGCTGCTGGAGCGCGCGGCCAAGCTGGCGCCTGAATACGGCGGCGGCTCCCTGACGGCCCTGCCCATCATCGAGACCCAGGCAGGCGACATCTCGGCCTATATCCCCACCAACGTCATCTCCATCACCGACGGCCAGATCTATCTGGAGACGGACCTTTTCAACGCCGGCATCCGCCCGGCCATCAACGCTGGTCTGTCGGTATCGCGGGTGGGGGGTGCTGCCCAGACGCGGGCCATGCGCCGGGTGGCAGGAGGCCTGCGCCTCTCCCTGGCCCAGTACCGCGAGCTGGCCGCCTTCGCCCAGTTCGGCACCGGCGAGCTGGACGTGGCCACCCGCCGCCAGCTGGAGCGGGGCCAGCGCCTAACGGAGGTGCTGAAACAGCCCCAGTTCCAGCCCCAGAAGCTCTGGCAGGAGGTCACCATCATCTACTGCGGCATCCACGGCTTCCTGGACGATGTCCCTGTGGCCAAGGTGCGCGACTTCGAGGCCGCCTTCCACCGCTTCCTGGAGGCCCAGCATCCGGACATCGTGCGGGGCATCGAGGAGAGCAAGGACCTGACCCCGGAGATGGAGGAGAAGCTGCGGGAGGCCATCCGCCAGTTCAAGGAGACGGTGCCCTACTGA